The nucleotide window CAGTTAAAAGGTGTGCCATGGTAAGCTCAACGGCGGCTATGGTATTAGCTGTTGGCACATTCATCACTATAATGCCTCTGCGAGAGCATTCATTTATGTCTACATTATCCACGCCAACACCTGCGCGTACGATAGCTTTTATTTTTTTGGCTGAGTGGATAAATTTATCATCCACATCGGTTGAGCTTCTTGTGATTGCAACATCAGCATCAGCCAAAAGCGGCAAAAGCTCATTTTTTGGTACTTTTATGGCATTTATGACATTTATATCGCTCTCTTTGGCTAGTAGTTCTAGCCCTGCTTCATGTATAGCGTCGCAAACTATTATGGTTTTCACAGTCTAACCTCCCTCACTTTTGAATGTATATCGTAGTTTTTAAGCTCCTGTATTACGCGCTTTAAGAGCTTGTCATCTTTTGTATTTAGGTATATTTGGCTTTTAAGTATATCTTTAACTATTGTAAAATCCACTCCAGCTCCATTTAAAACCTCTCTTATGCAAAATAGTGAGTATATGTCATTTTTATCTATTAAAAGCAGATATGCTTCACGAGTTGTTTGTGCTTTTGGTGTGCGAATAAATTCGATAAAGATTTCATTAACAGGTAGAGTGAGGTTCGGTTTTTTGACATTTGCTAGCTGCGATACCCAGTCTGAGCTATCGCTATTTTGTTGCTGTATAAGGATTGGGGTCTCGTTGGATATGCTTTGACTAGTCTCAAATATACCTATATTTGCGTATTTATATAAGGCAAAGCCACACGCCCCAAGTATAATAAGTAGAGTGATTATTATAGCTAAGAGTATGTGGCGCCCCATAGACGTCTTACTTTAGTTGCTCTTTTATAAGATCGCCTAAAGTCATCTTGTCATCGCCGTTTATCTCGTTTAGAGTTTCTCTCTCTTTTTGGCGAGCTAGGCGGCGTACGCTTAGGCGTATGCGATTTTTCTTTTCATCTATAAAAGCAATGGCAGCTTCTATATCGTCACCTACTTTTAAGCTAGCCTCATCAGTTTCGCCTAGATCCTCTTTGCGAATTAATGCATCTATGCCTCCATCAAGCTCGACAAATACACCAAAGTCTTTGATGTCGCGGATTTTGCCTTTTACTATATCGCCTACTTTAAAATTCTGGGCAAACTCCCCAGCCGGGCTTTGTTGTAGGTCTTTTAGACTAAGGCTAAATTTCTGTTCTTTTGAGTCTATTTTTATGATTTTTGCCTCTACTATATCGCCTACTTTAAAGCTATCTTTGCAACGTACCGCTCTATCCCAAGAGGCGTCCTCATTGTGCAAAAGCCCTTCTACTGCGCCAACTTTTACAAATGCACCAAAATTTGTGATAGTCGTTATTTCGCCTTTTACCACATCGCCTTCTTTGTATTTTGCGCTAAATTCATCAAATGGCTTTGGCAGTAAGCTTTTTAGACTTACTCTTAGTCTGCGAGCTTTTGCATCTATTTCGATGACTTCGACATCTATCTCATCACCCTCGTTTATATGCTCTTTTGGATTTTTGATATTTTTATCCCAGCTTATTTCACTAATATGCAAAAAGCCCTCTATGTCGTTGCCAAGGTCGACAAAAGCACCGTATGGCTCGACATTGCTTACTACGACTTTTATCGTATCGCCCACATCTAGTCCGTCTTTTATCTCTTCCCAAGGATCAGGCATTGCTGCTTTAATCGATAGTGATAAGTGTCTTTTTTCATTGTCATAGTTTATGACTTTAACAGCTACTGTATCGCCCTCTTTGTATATATTTCCTGGGTTTACTGGTCCTTTGTAGCTTATCTCACTATAATGCACAAGTCCATCAATGCCACCAACATCTACAAACATACCATAGGTTGTGATTTTTTTAA belongs to Campylobacter sp. 19-13652 and includes:
- a CDS encoding 30S ribosomal protein S1, yielding MAVNKGVSLNKIDEIEDVDFAALLEESFKKTEEDSEGAIVKIEGDEVFVDVGKKSEGILPLEEILDANGNATYKIGDNIKVVITGSRGGRPTLSHKKALQKEKVKAYIAAYDPEAANEPFDIKIVGKNRGGFVGLDENGVEFFLPKTQSGFKNSNDIVGKTYKVKVIKVDADEQSVIVSRKRILDDERRKRKEALASVVGSEEIIEGVIKKITTYGMFVDVGGIDGLVHYSEISYKGPVNPGNIYKEGDTVAVKVINYDNEKRHLSLSIKAAMPDPWEEIKDGLDVGDTIKVVVSNVEPYGAFVDLGNDIEGFLHISEISWDKNIKNPKEHINEGDEIDVEVIEIDAKARRLRVSLKSLLPKPFDEFSAKYKEGDVVKGEITTITNFGAFVKVGAVEGLLHNEDASWDRAVRCKDSFKVGDIVEAKIIKIDSKEQKFSLSLKDLQQSPAGEFAQNFKVGDIVKGKIRDIKDFGVFVELDGGIDALIRKEDLGETDEASLKVGDDIEAAIAFIDEKKNRIRLSVRRLARQKERETLNEINGDDKMTLGDLIKEQLK